Proteins encoded by one window of Aspergillus puulaauensis MK2 DNA, chromosome 4, nearly complete sequence:
- a CDS encoding uncharacterized protein (COG:O,P;~EggNog:ENOG410PFQK;~InterPro:IPR041756,IPR003137,IPR007484,IPR029514;~MEROPS:MER0001288;~PFAM:PF02225,PF04389;~SECRETED:SignalP(1-16);~go_function: GO:0004177 - aminopeptidase activity [Evidence IEA];~go_process: GO:0006508 - proteolysis [Evidence IEA]) has product MRSATVSLGLIGGISALGIPLPETLEQQTLAGNVQKELVSSSGLQDQIHVSNLLDRAKTLYSIAERGIDEYNHPTRVIGSKGHLGTLDYIYSTIVGLGDYYDVTNQSFPAVSGNVFESRLVIGHEVPASARPMGLTPPTSNKEPVYGALKLVSNQGCEEADYPSDLSGAIALIERGTCPFGTKSELAGKAGAIAAVVYNNEQGEVSGTLGTPSPNHVATFGISDTDAAPYVQQLKEGKKVDSIAYIDATVDTIETTNIIAQTKGGDPQNCVMLGGHSDSVPEGPGINDDGSGTLTLLEVATQLTKYSVNNCVRFAWWAAEEEGLLGSDYYVSGLSEEENLKIRLFMDYDMLASPNFAYQVYNATNAVNPAGSEELRDLYTEFYTSHGLNFTYIPFDGRSDYDGFIRNGIPGGGIATGAEGVKTKEEQAMFGGNVGDWYDPCYHQLCDDLGNVNATAWDINSKLVAHTVATYAVSFDGFPERTRTNSNSMELEKRKYHGPKLLM; this is encoded by the exons ATGAGGTCAGCGACAGTCTCTCTGGGGCTGATCGGCGGCATTTCCGCCCTTGGGATTCCCCTCCCCGAGACCCTTGAACAACAGACCCTCGCCGGTAATGTACAGAAAGAGCTTGTGAGCTCCTCCGGGTTGCAAGACCAAATCCATGTCAGCAACCTCCTCGATCGGGCCAAGACTTTGTATAGCATTGCGGAGCGGGGGATAGACGAATACAACCACCCGACTCGTGTTATCGGTAGCAAGG GACATTTGGGAACGTTGGATTATATCTACTCGACAATAGTTGGGCTGGGCGACTACTACGATGTTACAAACCAGTCTTTTCCAGCTGTCTCGGGCAACGTTTTTGAGTCTCGTCTCGTTATCGGGCATGAAGTGCCAGCGTCCGCCCGCCCTATGGGGTTGACTCCACCAACAAGTAACAAAGAACCCGTCTACGGCGCACTGAAACTTGTCTCTAATCAAGGGTGTGAGGAGGCCGACTATCCCTCTGACCTTTCTGGTGCAATCGCCTTGATCGAACGCGGTACTTGCCCTTTCGGCACCAAATCAGAATTAGCCGGAAAGGCGGGTGCAATCGCCGCAGTAGTTTATAATAACGAGCAAGGAGAGGTGAGCGGAACACTGGGAACTCCGTCGCCAAACCACGTTGCTACCTTTGGTATATCCGATACCGACGCCGCGCCCTACGTTCagcagctgaaggagggaaagaaggTTGATTCAATAGCTTATATTGATGCAACAGTCGACACGATTGAGACCACAAACATCATTGCGCAAACGAAGGGAGGCGACCCCCAGAATTGCGTAATGCTTGGAGGTCACAGTGACAGTGTCCCGGAAGGACCTGGTATCAATGACGACGGTTCTGGCACTTTGACTCTTCTAGAGGTTGCGACTCAACTCACCAAATATAGCGTAAATAACTGCGTACGTTTCGCGTGGTGGGCggctgaggaagagggcctGTTGGGTTCCGACTACTATGTATCGGGTCTCAGCGAGGAGGAAAACTTGAAGATCCGCCTCTTCATGGATTACGATATGTTGGCATCCCCCAACTTTGCCTATCAAGTTTACAATGCCACCAATGCCGTTAACCCTGCTGGGTCCGAGGAGTTGCGTGACCTTTACACCGAGTTCTACACCTCCCACGGACTCAACTTCACCTACATTCCTTTCGATGGAAGGAGTGATTACGATGGCTTCATTCGGAACGGTATTCCCGGCGGTGGTATTGCCACGGGGGCAGAGGGGGTGAAGACCAAGGAAGAACAGGCGATGTTTGGGGGCAACGTAGGCGATTGGTATGACCCCTGCTATCACCAGTTGTGCGATGACCTCGGAAATGTCAACGCCACTGCTTGGGATATCAACAGCAAG CTGGTTGCCCACACTGTTGCCACGTACGCAGTCTCGTTTGATGGATTCCCAGAACGGACGCGTACCAACAGTAACTCGATGGAACTCGAGAAGCGTAAATACCATGGCCCTAAGCTACTCATGTAA
- a CDS encoding mRNA-binding protein NAB2 (COG:H;~EggNog:ENOG410QE5T;~InterPro:IPR040366;~PFAM:PF14608;~go_function: GO:0008143 - poly(A) binding [Evidence IEA];~go_process: GO:0043488 - regulation of mRNA stability [Evidence IEA];~go_process: GO:1900364 - negative regulation of mRNA polyadenylation [Evidence IEA]): MATVAVGTPLAEALSNAIQPKLVEMGWSSDSSDLALTEYVILMLVNGKTQDQIASELSNDLLGLGEGDTQALDFSRWLFEQVETLNQQINGQTATTSDENPQAIPSFNDQETSTPQAQGPGNDFQSSDMNMGDVTGDGIPTGPKSMRNGRQGSQGGRGRMLNQINRSLERGDSGLHRIRDQTGGGRINTHARGGMRGGRFNQNGNGRTFGGRQMGALGMGNNPMAGGAGNLMNMNPNDQMHLMSLLEEQARMMSQLMPGFVPPAINPAFQQTGGQRSLSDRVERPRGPRQQGGFGNRTDSKNIDTDMDTSPDQQTQNGGQDENNTDNVCHFNLRCTRKDCPFAHQSPAAPEGTPIDIADPCSYGAACKNRKCTGRHPSPAVKSAHQAEEFCRFFPNCTNPHCHFKHPSMPLCRNGANCTAADCKFTHLQTACKFNPCLNPTCPYKHAEGQRGSFPDKVWTADSAQGKARVSERRFVNDEESPEELIKPESTADGSSQEITTS, encoded by the exons ATGGCTACTGTTGCGGTTGGCACTCCTTTAGCGGAGGCTCTGAGTAATGCTATTCAGCCAAAGCTGGTTGAGATGGGGTGGAGCTCTGATAGCAGCGATTTGGCCTTGACAGAGTATGTCATCTTGATGCTCGTCAACGGCAAAACCCAGGATCAAATTGCGAGTGAACTTTCCAACGATCTTCTCGGACTCGGCGAAGGAGACACACAGGCGCTGGACTTCTCAAGGTGGCTCTTTGAACAGGTCGAGACTCTCAACCAGCAAATCAATGGCCAGACCGCGACGACGTCAGATGAGAACCCTCAAGCAATTCCCTCGTTTAACGACCAAGAGACCTCAACCCCTCAGGCGCAAGGGCCTGGAAATGACTTTCAATCCTCTGATATGAACATGGGCGACGTAACGGGAGATGGAAT ACCGACCGGACCAAAATCCATGCGCAACGGTCGCCAAGGCAGTCAAGGTGGAAGAGGTCGGATGCTGAACCAAATCAACAGAAGTCTGGAGCGGGGGGATTCTGGTTTGCATCGAATTCGCGACCAGACTGGTGGCGGCCGAATAAACACCCACGCTCGCGGCGGGATGAGAGGAGGACGTTTCAACCAGAATGGCAACGGACGAACGTTTGGTGGACGACAAATGGGCGCCTTGGGTATGGGCAACAATCCAATGGCCGGTGGTGCGGGTAATCTGATGAACATGAACCCGAACGACCAGATGCACCTAATGTCGCTTCTTGAAGAACAAGCCAGGATGATGTCGCAACTGATGCCCGGCTTTGTTCCTCCGGCAATCAACCCAGCCTTCCAGCAGACTGGCGGCCAACGCTCGTTGTCCGACCGAGTCGAACGCCCTAGGGGTCCCCGTCAACAAGGAGGCTTCGGAAACCGAACGGACTCGAAAAATATTGACACTGATATGGATACAAGTCCCGATCAGCAAACCCAAAATGGTGGCCAGGATGAAAACAACACTGACAATGTTTGTCACTTCAACCTTCGTTGTACGCGGAAGGATTGCCCCTTTGCGCATCAATCCCCCGCAGCCCCCGAAGGTACTCCGATCGACATTGCGGACCCATGCTCTTATGGTGCAGCATGCAAGAACCGGAAATGTACCGGACGGCATCCCTCGCCAGCTGTGAAATCGGCTCACCAGGCCGAAGAGTTTTGCCGATTCTTCCCTAATTGCACGAATCCCCACTGCCATTTCAAACACCCCTCTATGCCGCTTTGCCGCAACGGCGCCAATTGTACGGCCGCCGACTGCAAGTTCACGCACCTCCAGACTGCCTGCAAATTCAACCCTTGTCTCAATCCTACTTGTCCTTACAAGCACGCTGAAGGCCAACGAGGGTCGTTTCCCGATAAAGTCTGGACCGCAGACTCCGCGCAGGGCAAAGCACGCGTCAGCGAGCGGAGGTTTGTTAATGATGAGGAGTCTCCCGAGGAGCTGATCAAGCCGGAATCTACTGCGGACGGCTCTTCACAGGAGATCACGACCTCATGA
- a CDS encoding cytochrome P450 (COG:Q;~EggNog:ENOG410PGK3;~InterPro:IPR001128,IPR017972,IPR002401,IPR036396;~PFAM:PF00067;~TransMembrane:1 (o14-31i);~go_function: GO:0005506 - iron ion binding [Evidence IEA];~go_function: GO:0016705 - oxidoreductase activity, acting on paired donors, with incorporation or reduction of molecular oxygen [Evidence IEA];~go_function: GO:0020037 - heme binding [Evidence IEA];~go_process: GO:0055114 - oxidation-reduction process [Evidence IEA]) — MIEELVHDLTPGQAVLYFIGAFFFACLARKIQVQWQLSRLGSRAPKIQFRLPYAMDFIHKSMEANKTDRDLEFWMTAMKQARGAPLVEDKKTAELDAGVSTRLILTRDPENIKALLTGQFSDYGKGESFHRDWREFLGDSIFVTDGEQWSASRHLIRPMFVRDRLVDTEIFEKHVQHLIPLLAGDNGSKVVDVTSLFFRYTLDAATDYLLGNGTDSLQNPETEFAEAFRYVQRRQSQYFRLGVFKFILSRTEFRRQLKVMDDFMKPYIDRVLAMSPAELDQKLSKNDTFLHALARFTRDRRVLRDQLVAILLAGRDTTAATLSFCLFELGRNPEVVAKLREEIASRLGLGASARKPSYADLKEMKYLNAVLNESMRLYPVVPFNVRFSLKDTTLPRGGGADGMSPVAVKAGSRVIYSTMIMQRSPDNYDSPGSPNYFDPAKWVPERWLSGWQPKPWHFIPFNGGPRICIGQQFASIEMGYTVVRILQAFERIQAVPEMGKSVVEDPKLRFEVTLTPASQLNCVFVREGEGNEKAAA, encoded by the exons ATGATCGAGGAGCTCGTACACGACCTGACGCCAGGACAGGCGGTCCTGTACTTCATCGGCgcattcttcttcgcctgcctGGCGCGGAAGATCCAGGTGCAATGGCAACTTTCGCGACTGGGCTCAAGGGCTCCCAAAATCCAATTCAGGCTTCCATATG CTATGGACTTCATTCACAAGTCCATGGAGGCCAACAAGACTGACCGAGACCTCGAATTCTGGATGACCGCGATGAAACAAGCCCGTGGTGCACCTTTGGTGGAAGATAAGAAAACGGCAGAGTTGGATGCTGGAGTATCGACTCGTCTCATACTCACTCGGGACCCGGAAAACATCAAGGCCTTGCTCACTGGGCAGTTCTCTGATTATGGCAAGGGTGAATCTTTCCACCGCGATTGGCGTGAGTTTCTTGGGGATAGCATCTTCGTGACCGACGGCGAGCAGTGGTCTGCCTCGCGACACCTTATCCGACCCATGTTTGTGCGAGATCGTCTTGTGGATACAGAGATCTTTGAGAAGCACGTTCAGCATCTCATTCCATTGCTGGCTGGAGATAATGGGAGTAAGGTTGTCGATGTCACGTCTCTTTTCTTCCGTTACACATTGGACGCTGCCACCGACTACCTCCTTGGGAATGGAACCGATAGCTTGCAGAACCCGGAGACAGAGTTTGCTGAGGCTTTCCGCTACGTGCAGCGCCGTCAGTCACAATACTTCCGACTAGG TGTTTTCAAATTCATTCTCTCGCGCACGGAATTCCGCCGCCAACTGAAAGTCATGGACGATTTCATGAAGCCATACATTGACCGTGTCCTCGCCATGTCCCCCGCTGAATTGGACCAAAAGCTCTCTAAGAATGATACGTTCCTCCACGCGCTCGCCCGGTTCACCCGAGACCGCCGCGTCCTCCGCGATCAGCtcgtcgccatcctcctgGCCGGCCGCGACACAACAGCCGCAACCCTCTCCTTCTGCCTCTTCGAACTAGGCCGCAACCCCGAAGTGGTCGCCAAACTCCGCGAGGAGATCGCTTCTCGCCTAGGCCTCGGCGCCTCAGCGCGCAAACCCTCCTACGCAGACCTCAAGGAAATGAAGTACCTCAACGCTGTTCTCAACGAGTCCATGCGCCTCTACCCCGTCGTCCCATTCAACGTGCGCTTCTCACTTAAAGACACGACCCTCCCACGCGGTGGCGGCGCCGACGGAATGTCCCCTGTGGCCGTCAAAGCCGGATCCCGAGTCATCTACTCCACAATGATCATGCAACGAAGCCCAGACAACTACGACTCCCCAGGTTCACCCAACTACTTCGATCCTGCGAAATGGGTCCCCGAGCGCTGGTTGTCCGGGTGGCAGCCCAAGCCGTGGCACTTCATCCCGTTCAACGGCGGCCCGCGGATCTGTATCGGGCAGCAGTTTGCGTCTATTGAGATGGGATACACGGTTGTGAGGATTCTACAGGCGTTTGAGCGGATTCAGGCGGTGCCTGAGATGGGGAAGAGCGTGGTTGAGGATCCGAAGCTGAGGTTTGAGGTTACCCTTACGCCGGCTTCGCAGTTGAACTGTGTTTTTGTGAGGGAGGGTGAGGGTAATGAGAAAGCGGCTGCTTAG
- a CDS encoding uncharacterized protein (InterPro:IPR008027,IPR036656;~PFAM:PF05365;~TransMembrane:2 (i81-99o105-122i);~go_component: GO:0005743 - mitochondrial inner membrane [Evidence IEA];~go_component: GO:0005750 - mitochondrial respiratory chain complex III [Evidence IEA];~go_process: GO:0006122 - mitochondrial electron transport, ubiquinol to cytochrome c [Evidence IEA]), translating to MHNIKTRLANQRVGDSRCFSFKPQIRQPPRRPFRREHLSLFAPPHPLPSSLVACIRHDGRRIRCFSLPARLPFPGPRRMKLAAVLLALLTTEFSTTYRTLIRRNAVYLTSIFAGAFAFEVCVS from the exons ATGCACAACATTAAGACCCGGCTGGCCAATCAACGGGTCGGTGATTCCCGCTGCTTTTCGTTCAAACCTCAAATCCGACAACCTCCCCGTCGCCCGTTCCGTCGTGAGCATCTGAGCCTCTTTGCGCCCCCGCATCCTCTCCCTTCATCTCTCGTTGCTTGTATCCGTCACGATGGCCGGCGCA TTCGCTGCTTCTCTCTACCAGCACGTCTCCCCTTTCCCGGTCCTCGGCGGATGAAGTTGGCCGCTGTTTTACTGGCTTTGCTAACAACCGAGTTTTCAACGACGTATAGGACCCTAATCCGCCGGAATGCTGTCTACCTGACTTCCATATTCGCCGGTGCTTTCGCATTCGAAGTGTGCGTGTCATAA
- a CDS encoding putative RNA binding protein Pym (COG:A;~EggNog:ENOG410PNAY;~InterPro:IPR015362,IPR036348,IPR039333;~PFAM:PF09282;~go_process: GO:1903259 - exon-exon junction complex disassembly [Evidence IEA]), whose product MASPNTSGTVTRSGITTDSVTGERYIPSSVRADGSKRKEIKVRPGYRPPEDVELYKNRAAEAWKNRGKSGVPGAVPGAESLKDDDTTKPGSAASNKNAKRREAKKKAKATQDDTDTPNGRDISQIEDWRAAPSGGDTKQPDGSEAAAAPVDPEVEQEKKARNLKKKLKQARDLKDKKIKGEALLPEQLEKVIKIQELIRQLDSLGFDANGEKKEGEEEKQEK is encoded by the coding sequence ATGGCGTCACCTAACACATCCGGCACTGTCACCAGGTCCGGAATCACAACCGACTCGGTCACCGGAGAACGCTACATCCCATCCTCGGTTAGAGCAGATGGTTCGAAGCGCAAGGAGATCAAGGTCCGGCCAGGGTACCGTCCCCCGGAGGATGTGGAATTGTACAAGAACCGAGCTGCAGAGGCCTGGAAGAATCGCGGAAAATCGGGTGTACCTGGAGCCGTGCCTGGAGCCGAAAGCTTGAAGGACGATGACACTACAAAACCTGGCAGCGCTGCTAGCAACAAGAATGCCAAGCGACgagaagcgaagaagaaagcgaaggcTACGCAGGATGATACAGATACCCCGAATGGCAGGGACATTTCTCAGATTGAGGACTGGCGTGCGGCTCCCTCTGGCGGTGATACAAAACAACCAGATGGCTCGGAGGCCGCCGCAGCTCCCGTCGACCCCGAAGtagagcaggagaagaaggctcGCaatttgaagaagaagctcaagcagGCTCGAGACCtaaaagacaagaaaatcAAGGGTGAGGCCTTGCTACCGGAGCAGCTAGAGAAGGTGATCAAGATCCAGGAGCTGATTCGCCAACTCGATTCGCTTGGGTTTGATGCCAacggagaaaagaaagagggtgaagaggagaagcaAGAGAAGTAG
- the hem14 gene encoding oxygen-dependent protoporphyrinogen oxidase (COG:H;~EggNog:ENOG410PH5T;~InterPro:IPR002937,IPR004572,IPR036188;~PFAM:PF01593;~go_function: GO:0004729 - oxygen-dependent protoporphyrinogen oxidase activity [Evidence IEA];~go_function: GO:0016491 - oxidoreductase activity [Evidence IEA];~go_process: GO:0006779 - porphyrin-containing compound biosynthetic process [Evidence IEA];~go_process: GO:0055114 - oxidation-reduction process [Evidence IEA]) has protein sequence MLVTSKAAPAAQNRYIYYPDHLVRVPTPQKGVSPITQISTLLSTLLREPLFETLLWSFITEPAKECHANMPEDESVTDFISRRWSPEVANNLVSSMYHGILAGDIDKLSAEAIFGWIRLGERKGKSVLAGIIENMRAGRKLVVTDDQIAALVIGKTKPPRFINSLEVLVRNGSTLTLKHGAGQLADTLLTALKRSNKVQVLTNANVTSIRQNPQNPKLTVDCDGKSRRHDRLIATNSAPNLATQLQYKGPDKSAKKPTRTIDALKAHNYAVTTMVVNLYYPNPDLLPVRGFGYLIPKTIPYGQNPERALGVIFASESSVGQDTAPGTKLTIMMGGHYWDGWKESDYPDHDTAVAMAQSLLKRHLGITDSPTVTRSRLQREAIPQPTVGHVERMKYLSRAIKDEFDQRITLAGAWYAMGGTGVVDSVRQAYLAAAYGVRPFNPDELRPVPATMHWEQEGGIIAAHDRVVAMTRN, from the exons ATGCTCGTTACATCGAAAGCAGCGCCCGCAGCCCAAAATCGCTATATCTACTATCCCGATCACCTTGTTCGTGTACCAACGCCCCAGAAAGGTGTCAGCCCAATAACACAGATTTCAACACTGTTGTCAACTCTATTGCGGGAACCCCTCTTTGAGACTTTGCTGTGGAGCTTCATCACCGAGCCCGCTAAAGAATGCCACGCAAACATGCCTGAAGACGAGTCAGTTACAGATTTCATATCGCGCCGATGGAGTCCGGAGGTAGCGAACAATCTGGTTTCTAGCATGTACCATGGTATATTAGCTGGAGATATCGACAAACTAAGTGCGGAAGCAATTTTTGGTTGGATTCGGCTTGGTgagaggaaggggaagagcGTGCTCGCTGGGATCATTGAAAACATGAGGGCTGGCAGAAAGCTTGTCGTCACGGACGACCAGATAGCTGCACTTGTAATAGGCAAGACGAAGCCGCCAAGATTCATCAACAGCCTGGAAGTTCTTGTGCGAAACGGCAGTACCTTAACTCTGAAACATGGTGCTGGCCAGCTCGCAGACACTCTACTCACAGCCCTGAAACGATCCAATAAAGTGCAAGTTTTGACGAATGCGAATGTCACAAGTATTCGTCAAAATCCTCAGAATCCCAAGCTCACG GTTGATTGTGATGGTAAATCACGCCGCCACGACCGTCTCATTGCTACCAACTCAGCACCTAACCTTGCGACACAACTCCAATACAAAGGACCTGACAAGAGTGCAAAGAAACCTACTCGCACAATCGATGCGCTGAAAGCGCACAACTACGCAGTGACTACTATGGTCGTCAACCTTTACTACCCGAATCCCGATTTGTTGCCTGTCAGAGGCTTCGGATACTTGATTCCCAAGACGATACCTTACGGTCAGAACCCTGAGAGAGCGCTAGGCGTGATCTTCGCGTCGGAATCTAGCGTGGGCCAGGATACAGCTCCTGGCACAAAACTTACGATCATGATGGGCGGTCATTATTGGGATGGCTGGAAAGAGTCGGATTACCCCGACCATGACACCGCGGTTGCGATGGCTCAATCCTTGCTCAAACGACACCTCGGCATTACAGACTCTCCGACTGTGACCCGCTCTCGATTGCAGCGCGAGGCCATTCCACAACCCACTGTTGGGCATGTCGAGCGTATGAAGTACCTTTCACGTGCGATTAAGGATGAATTTGACCAGCGTATCACTCTTGCTGGAGCTTGGTACGCAATGGGCGGCACTGGCGTAGTGGACAGCGTCCGTCAGGCTTATCTCGCTGCAGCATACGGCGTCAGGCCTTTTAACCCTGACGAATTGCGCCCTGTGCCTGCGACAATGCActgggagcaggagggcgGCATTATTGCTGCTCACGATCGCGTGGTCGCTATGACTCGTAACTAA
- a CDS encoding uncharacterized protein (COG:L;~EggNog:ENOG410PQ68;~InterPro:IPR036397,IPR013520,IPR012337;~PFAM:PF00929;~go_function: GO:0003676 - nucleic acid binding [Evidence IEA]) — translation MTFKCMKCKSKTFNSAEALAAHQAALGHGQEGYEHCERLNDGNLTIINRYYTSSKNSTSGDKHRGHRPARHRDPGVRLDLATHKRTFTVLSKEEHGFLHDKLLAACHLSARLQAQGYRLTVEPPEKKPRKDRPPKEKSPKDKDAEVKIQEVKQLDAKLPQNKPPDKKTSTNSSKSSNDKPKEPIFFFHTPQSVPRRSFQTRKAIALDCEMVEVMGGQDEVAFFSAVDFLTGEVLIHKYVQPTKRVVHWRTQVSGITPMAMNAAARAGQALLGWKSAQQALWKYADADTVLIGHCLNNDLKVLRIIHPKIVDSAILSSEAVFNLAPDVSLRRIWALKLVTKEFLNRAIQTGGKRGHDCLEDAYSARDVVIWCLRNPDKLMVWAQNARAEHEAKMEQLRKEREARAQEEKEKAEKEKAEKEKAEKEKAEKEKAEKETNEKMKESEILEKSGNANSSAKVVPLESCQVLDNPELPAEPGCLVS, via the coding sequence ATGACTTTCAAATGCATGAAGTGCAAGTCGAAAACTTTCAACTCCGCCGAAGCATTGGCCGCTCATCAGGCTGCGTTGGGCCATGGTCAGGAAGGCTATGAACATTGCGAAAGGTTGAATGACGGGAACCTGACAATTATAAACCGATACTATACGTCGTCGAAAAATAGCACCAGCGGAGACAAACATCGCGGCCACAGACCTGCACGACACAGAGATCCTGGCGTTCGACTGGATCTTGCTACTCATAAGCGAACTTTTACTGTCCTTTCAAAGGAGGAACATGGTTTTCTTCACGATAAACTCTTAGCAGCATGCCACTTATCTGCACGCCTTCAGGCACAGGGATACAGGCTCACAGTTGAACCCCCTGAAAAGAAGCCTCGTAAGGACAGACCACCGAAAGAAAAGTCGCCCAAGGATAAGGACGCTGAAGTCAAAATTCAGGAAGTGAAGCAACTCGATGCGAAGTTGCCCCAAAACAAGCCACCCGACAAAAAGACCTCGACGAACTCATCCAAATCTTCGAACGACAAACCCAAGGAGCctatctttttcttccacACGCCACAGTCAGTCCCTCGACGATCATTCCAGACAAGGAAAGCAATAGCTCTCGACTGTGAGATGGTTGAAGTAATGGGTGGCCAGGATGAGGTAGCCTTCTTCAGTGCCGTTGACTTCTTGACGGGAGAGGTGCTCATCCACAAATACGTCCAACCTACGAAAAGAGTTGTCCACTGGCGAACGCAGGTAAGTGGAATAACGCCGATGGCCATGAACGCCGCAGCACGAGCTGGCCAGGCGTTGCTGGGGTGGAAATCTGCTCAACAAGCGCTTTGGAAGTACGCCGACGCGGACACCGTCCTTATTGGACACTGCCTCAACAACGACCTCAAAGTTCTTCGAATAATTCACCCAAAAATTGTAGACTCTGCAATCTTATCGAGTGAAGCGGTTTTCAACCTGGCGCCCGATGTGTCACTCAGACGGATCTGGGCGCTGAAGTTGGTCACGAAGGAGTTTCTTAATCGGGCCATTCAGACTGGAGGTAAAAGAGGGCACGATTGTCTTGAGGATGCCTACAGCGCCCGGGATGTCGTTATTTGGTGCCTCAGAAACCCTGACAAGTTGATGGTTTGGGCACAGAATGCTAGAGCCGAGCATGAGGCCAAGATGGAACAGCTGCGCAAGGAGCGTGAGGCTCGGGcccaggaggagaaggagaaagcagagaaggagaaagcagagaaggagaaagcagagaaggagaaagcagagaaggagaaagcagagaaggagacAAATGAGAAAATGAAGGAATCGGAGATTCTCGAGAAAAGTGGGAATGCGAATTCAAGTGCAAAGGTTGTGCCACTGGAGAGCTGTCAAGTGCTGGATAACCCTGAATTGCCAGCCGAACCAGGTTGCCTGGTCTCATAG